Genomic window (Candidatus Bathyarchaeota archaeon):
TCGAAATGCTAGAAGGCATGCCTGAAAACTTTGTAGAAAAACTATCCGACTTCGTATCCAACAGACTAACACCTTCAGGAGCACAACTCAAAGGCATCATTGAACCCACAACAGAAGGACCAGTCATAGTCACACGAGAAAACCTAACCCACTACGAAGCCGTAGGTTTAGTTCTATACGCCTCAGACGACCGCAAAAACACAGCAGCCCAAATCCAGAAACTGCTCGAATCCAGCGGCATAAAAAGTATGGTTCCTGCAAGACTAAACGAAATGACTAAACGCGGACAAGTTTTCAAACCAGACCCAAACAAACCCGAGTTTAAACTTACGATTCAAGGCGAGAAATGGGTCGAAGAAGAAGTCCTCACCAAACTCAGAGGCAAAATGAGTTGACCGAAAAAACTCCAAAAGTCAACGTTCAAATAAAATACAAAGACACTGAACAACAGTTCACCGCTGAACCCCAAGAAGCATGGCTTCTACTAAACAAATTCTTCAAAGAACTCATCCCTTCTTTTGAAATCGCCCAAAAACTCACCCTCAACATTGACCTGCAACAGCTTGCAAAAGACCTGCAGGGCATAATTGCCTTCTCAGATGGCGGCATCAGTTTGCTTGCGCCTAAAAATAAGTTAACTGATAATGAGACTTTAATGATTTGGCTTACAGCTCACTTTCTTGGAAACAAACTATGTTTAGTAAACAACGATTCTCTTTCAAAAGAGGAACTACAAGCAAAACTTGGCAAAAGCGGCAAAATTACCAGCACTCGTCTGGGCGAATTGATAAAAAACGATTTTGTGGCAAGAACGGCTGCCGATAAGTACAGAATAACTAACCTTGGAATTGTTCAGAGTCAAAAAGAAGTTATCCCGAAAGTAAAATCAAAAATTAACTAAACTATTGAGCCCTAAGTTGATAGGAAAAATATATTACCTTCTTACTCCAGTTTTTTCTTGAGGAGAAAGCATGAACTTAATGCTTTTAATGGCTATAGTTTATTCAATTCTTGACAGTTTAGGTCTTGGCGGACTTGATCTAACATTCCTAATCGTCTTGGTCATCATTGGCTTGATAATAATAGTCCTCATAAAACTGTTCTTAGTGCTGATTCCCGCAATAATCGTTGCCATCATAGTTTATTTCCTCACATCAGGTGACCTATTCTGGACTGGCGTGGCCTTCCTGGTGGTTGCAGCATTATCAATACTGGCTAAACTCTAATCCTTTCTTATTTACTACTTTTTTGTTTCCAAAAAGCCAAGTTTACTGCTTGATTTTCTCAAATAACCCCCTCTTCATCGTTTAATATGCTTCTCTATCAAATTAGAGAAGCCATCTTTTTCACAAGACTTTTATATGGCATTCAGGGTTTTGGATATTACACTAATATTACGAGGACACGGCTATGATGATGGAACCAAGTAAAAAACCGTTGAATGTACTGATCAAACAATTGCACGGAAACATCGAAGTTGTTTTAAAAAACGGCTACGAATACAAGGGAAAAATGATAAAATGCGATGGCCACATGAATCTCCTCTTGGAAGGCGCAACAGAATGCAAAGAAGACCAACTAATGACTAACTATGGCAACGTGTTGCTTCGCGGAAACAACATCCTCTACATAGTGCTGGATGCCAACAAGCACTAAAACGGCAAGCTTAGATTTTCTCCAGTCACATAAGCACAGGCTTCTTCAATAGCCAATTTTATGTCAAATTTCCGCCTAAAAAAAGCAAGCACATTCTTTAAGTCACGCTCCAACAATTCACCAGCGTTGATGTGATCTGTTTTAACATATTGCGGCCAATCAATGATGAGAATGTGCCCATCAGGCTTGAGGATTATGTTGAATTCGCTGAGGTCTGCGTGGATAACATGGGCTTTCAAGTAAGCTTTTCTAACGTTTTGCAGTATTTCTTTTAGAACTTTCTCGGGCTCGCCTATGTCTTTGTATTTAGATAGTTCTCCGCCCTCAATCATCCCCATAGCTATAACATGACGGTTTTGACTTATCGGCTCAGGCACTGCAACACCTTTTTCGTAAACTAACTTCATGGCTTGAAATTCTTTCTCTGCAGCTAAGTGCGATTGAAAAAGCCATGTGGAGTGTTCGCGTATGTAGCCTCTTTTGCGTCTGGTTTGCCTAAAACTGACTCTGCCCAACCTGTGAAATTTTACGGCTATACGCGTTCCCGATGGGCTCAATGCATCGTAAACATCAGCTTCTTTTCCTACACCTAATGGTTGCCCAAAAGATGCAATTACTCCAGCCTTGAATAGGGCATTTATTGCTAGACAGTCATATCCTGCATAGTTCAAAGTATGTCCAATGTAGGCGCCTTTTGTTTGGTAGATTAACCCAAGCTTGTTTAGTTTTCCAAGGGTGAAATGTATGCGTTCCATGGGAACTTTTGCGTATTTTTGTATCTGTTCAGTTGGGACGAATTCGCGTTTACTCATTGCGGCTTCGATGATGTTGAGAATTCTAAAGTCTTCGCTTTCTAGTTGGCGAAATATTTTTACTGCTTGATCAGCACTTGACATACAGTATGGATAGAACGCCTTCAGCTATTAAGACTGTTTCCCGTGGGTATTATCGGGGTTTTTTCGGTTGGACTTATATGGGAGAAGGTATTTTGTAATGGGCTATATGTCAAAACCGTATAATAAATTAGAATCATTAATTAGTAAAGCGGATGGTTTGGCATCACCATGGCAGTAGATCAAGGAAACGTCTCGAAAGTACTTTCGGTACTATCACATCCGTTGCGAAGAGAAATACTGCTTGATCTAAGTGAAAATGGCGAGTCATCGTTCACTGACCTGCTTAACCTGCTAAAAGTTGACACGGGAAAACTCAGTTTCCACCTTCGCTCACTAGCACCTTTCATTGAGCAAACACCTAACGGCAAATACAAGCTAAGCAGAGCAGGCGAGAGTGCAGTTAGAGTAATCCATGATGTTGAAGGTTGGGCAGAAGTAGCTGATATGCAAGGAAAAGCAAGCCAGCTTCCGCTTGCTCCTTTTAAAAAGAGAATTGCAGCATTTTTCGTTGATTTTGCAATGATGGCGGCGATTACACTGGCTATTACTCTTGTCCCTCAACTTCTGTCGCTGTCTATGGCGGATTTCTTTAGCACTGGCATCAGCACCATGCTTTTCATCACGGTTGGTCTTCTCTGGCTCTACTCAACGTTGCTTGAGGGATTTAACGGACAAAGCTTAGGCAAACGCATCATGGGATTAAAGGTCGTCAGAACAGATGGGAAGAAAATGTCCTATGACCATGCCGCAGTGAGGAATTTCGGAAAGGTTTTGCCTTTGTTGCCCTTTGACTTGATTGTTGGGTGGCGACTGAAAAACTGCACGTTCCTTAGATACTTTGACAAGTTCGCAGGAACAACCGTTATTGACTTACGTTTTCATTTCCCATAAGTAATTTTTTAACTAAAATCTTATTTGCTAAAGTTGCATAGCTGTAGTGGCGAGAGTATGAATGCTACCGAGCTGAGGGTTTCAAAAATTAAGGATGGCACAGTTATCGATCACATCCGAGGAGGATTTGCACTAGATGTTGTCAAAATTTTGGGGGTAACAGGCAAGGAAAAACGTGTTATAACTATTGCCATCAATGTTCCCAGCAAACGTTTTGGGGTTAAGGATATTGTAAAGATTGAGGGCAGAGCGCTCAGTTCGCGCGATGTTAATAGGATTGCGCTTGTTGCGCCTCATGCATCAATTAATATAATTCATGATTATGCGGTTGTGGATAAATTAGAGGTAAAGTTACCTAAAATCGTCGAAGGCATAATTAGATGCACCAACCCTTGCTGCGTAAGCAACAGTGATGAACCTGTAATCTCCAAGTTCTACGTGCAAAAAGAGGAACCCTTACTGCTGAAATGTCACTACTGTGGCCTCACTCTTGAGCAAACCGAAATTTTACAGCAACTCTAGCCTAGTCGTTCTTGGGCGAGCAAAAAGAGTTCTTCGAAGTCTTTTTTGGTCATTAGTTTGCCCTTGTTTATTGCTGGGCATTCAAGTGTGAAACTGAAAACATGTTTTCCTTTATCTTCTGAATACTTCAGTTCGAAGGGATAAAACCTGCAGATTAGTGGTCTTAGGTTATAGATTGTGCATTGATTGTTTTTTAGAAAGAAACATTTGCCTTGGTTGGGCTTTTTCATCTCGAAGACGTAAGGCTTGCTATTTGTTTCTGTGGAGAATTCTTGGATTGGTATGACAGTCGCTTTTGAGATTTGGTCTGCTTCAGCCTGCAGGAGCAGAATATGTCTTGTTTTTTCTTTTGTGTCACCACAGCATAAGCTGCATCTGTTGCATTCGAAGCTGATGTTTGCAGGATAAGTAAAGTTCACTGGTGTCAACATCGTATATTCGTGTGGTCGTGCCATAAAAGCTTCATTAGTTATCTGGTAACTTTTTCAGGTGTTTTGTTGCGGTGTCCTTCACCGTACTGGAAGGGGCGGTTGAGGTTTTTTTCAAGTTTTTTCTTGAATACTTCGTCCATGTTCATGTTTGGGCATGCTAATCGGCTTGCGTCCAAAACGTAAAAGATGACATCGATTAGTTCTTCAGCGATTTTCTCTTGCGGCAACCCTTTTTTCCATGCGTCACTGGCTTCGCCGAGTTCGATGAAGGCGAAAAGTAATTTTTTAGGTATGTCTTCAGGTTTGTTGTAGAATCCTTTGGTTATCACGAGGTTTTCGATTTCTTTTTTCATCTCTTCTAGCTGCAACTCTTTTGCCTCCTATGTGTTCTCAGAAGCTATAGCCCCCTTATTTAAAGGCGATTAGGCGAGATTGATTAGCTATTACGTTTCTACCACGTACATTATAAGTGCTTGCCAGGGTGCTCTGTTACTACGTGCAACCAAGGGTTCCATGTACGTAGTAACCTCAAAAACAAAGCCTCCTTGTGTGTAGTAAAGAGAAGGGATGGCTAAACAAGCATTATCTTAAAAGATAAAAAAAGTGGCAAGAGTTCTTTTTGGTTTACCAGAAGCGGCTATTCATGCTCCATCTGCCCATCATGCCGCCGTACCCGTACTGGTACTGGTTTTGGCCTTGCGCTCCGTACCCGTAACCGTGGCATCCAAATCCGTATCCTTCGTTATAGCGGTAAGGCGAGCCTTGGTTTGTGCCGTTGTAGCAGTACGGTGGAGCCGAGTTTGTGCCGTTATAGCAGTAGGGCGCAGAGACATCAGGATTGCCGTTAATGCACCATGGCGCCGCAGACGGGTTGGCAGGTGTTGCAGTATGGTTTGGTGTTGCAAGCTGCGCGTAAGTTACGCCTGCTAGTGCCGTGGCAAGCAGGGCGATTCCAACGATGGCAAGAATGACTGTTGCTTTATTCATTCTGTTTTTTCACCTCAATAATACATATGCGCTTGCGGGTGGTTTGAGAGTTGGCTGAAACAGTTTTGAAACAGTTCTGTGAAACGGTTTTTTCAAGGCAAACTGATAGTCAAAATTAACGCAGAGACGGTTTGTCAAGAGAATTTGACTTAACCCAGTCAAGAAAGCTTTACGAGAACCCTTATAACTTAAACATCAACCAACTTTAATCATGGGCACCAAATGCAAAACGGTTACAGTGCTATTTGTAATCATTTTGGCAGTTTCCAGCATATCAATCCTACAATCTGCATTCGCCCAGTCAAAACCAGTTATCCCAGAATTCACTGTACAACTAACTGACCGCTCTTACGATGAACCGCCCACCTATCAAACAGACCCCTATACTGGACAGACTATGCTCATTTGGGCTGGTGGTCGTGTAGACAACAAAACGTTTGATTTTACGATTAAAAACCAACCGTTTACACCTTACAAAAACCCTGACGGCAAAGACGTGGAACTGTATTATAAAATACGCCACAAAGGCAATTTTGAAGAATGGAGCACTATCTTTGCACCAAAGGAGGACATAGTCCGATCCTCCGACTCTGGAAACACCTTTGTTTCTTTCATTGTAGGTGAGGGCACTTGGGGAATATCGCCTAACGGCATAGTTGACATTCAGGTTAAGGCACTAATCGGTTACTATTCACTTGTTGACGATCCTTATAACAGGCCCTGGGATAAAAGTGCTGTTTTTACCACTATCGAGGAAAGCGATTGGAGCAACACACAAACAATAACCATGCCTTTAAGCTCAACTTCACCTGATCCAACCTGTCCAATAGATTCAACGATGAGTCCAACTGTAACACCAACAGCCACGGCGACTCCGATTGACTCAAACAGCGATACAATCTCCCTGCCCATGACCACTTCTGTACTAATAACCGCAGTCTTCTTAGTTCTAATCATTGCCCTATCGCTGTTGCTCTTAACAAGGCGCCGAAATATCCAGAAAAAGCCCTAGTCAACGGCTCTCAATCTGCTATTGTAAAATGAAATCTTTTCAGCACTTTTTCTCTTTACCTTGCAGGTTTTTATTTTAGCGCGCCATCAATACATAGGAAGAGAGAGGCTACTTGGGTTTGAATGGAAAACCATTAGTCAGCATAATCAGCGCAGGCATGTCCAAATTCGGCAAACGAGACGGCTTACTTGCAAGAGAAATCTTCTCAGAAGCAGCCAGTGAAGCATTCAGCCGATGCCCCAAACTGGAGCCAAAAAGAGACATTAAAGCCATGTTCATCGGGCACATGGGCGAAGCCTACGAACACCAAGGACACACTGGAAGCGCCATCGCTGACTGGATAGGATTAACAGGTATCCCAGCTACCCGAACAGAAGCCGCATGCGCATCATCGGGCGCAGCACTGCGAACAGGAATTTACGCGGTTATGTCTGGGCTTGCTGATGTGGTCGTAGTAGGCGGCGTGGAAAAAATGACTCACCGCACCACGGCTGAGGTTACCGAATACTTGGCTATGGCGTCAGATTACCCCTTTGAACAGTGGCACGGAATCACCTTCCCAGGCTTATTCGCTTTGATGGCGACCGCGCATATGAACGCTTACGGCACAATCCAAGAGCAGATGGGTTTGGTCGCAGTAAAAAATCACTACCACGGAAGCCTCAACCCGAAAGCCCACATGCAAAAACAAATCACGCTTGAAACCGTAATGGCTTCGCGTTATGTTGCTTGGCCACTAAAACTCTACGATTGCTCGCTTATAACCGATGGGGCAAGCTGTATTATTTTAACTAAACCTGAACTCGCAAGCAAATACACTGACCAGCCAGTGCATATTGTTGGCAGTGGACAAGCAAGCGACACCATAGGACTCTATGAACGCAAAAGCCTCACTTCGCTGGCATCATCAAGGCTGGCGGCGAAAACAGCCTACGAAATGGCACAAATTACCCCACAGCAAGTGGACCTAGCTGAGGTGCACGATTGTTTCACTTTCGCAGAACTCATGGACTACGAAGACCTTGGCTTCTGCAAAGAGGGTGAAGGCGGAAAACTCATCGAAAGCGGCGAAACCAAATTGGGTGGGCGAATCCCAGTTAACACTAGCGGCGGCTTAAAAGCCAAAGGTCACCCAGTAGGCGCAACAGGCACAGCACAAGCTTATGAGATTTACTTGCAGCTTACTGGTCAAGCGGGAAACCGCCAAGTAAAAGACGCTAAAGTCGGCTTAACTCATAACGTGGGCGGTTCAGGCGCCACCGCAGCGGTGCACATTTACAGGAGAGACGCATAATGAGCACTCAAGAGCCTTTCATCATAGAGCAGTTCTACAAGTTTTTGCAAGATGGCAAGCTGATGGCGGCAAAATGCCAGAAATGCGGCAAAATCCATCTGCCACCACGACCATTATGCGACAACTGCTTCTCACAACAATTCGACTGGATACAAGTTTCTGGAAAGGGCAAACTGCTCACCTACACCGTAATTCATGTTGCACCACAACAATTCCAAACCCTGACACCATACGCCGTTGGCATCGTGGAGCTAGAAAACGGCTTAAAAATTCCCGGTATGATACAGGGCGTAACTCAGGAGCAGTTAAAAATCGGCATGGAACTAACTGTAGACTTCGCTTCGTGTAGCACGCCTCAGCAGTGGCCGCAATGGGGAAGGTACTGTTTTAAACCTTGAATGTACAACGCTGATGTAACCGCAGAAATCCAGCGTAGCTTTTTATAAGGCAACAGCAAATACCATTGCCAAGCAAGGTGCCACAAATGCCCAAAGTTAAAGTTGCATTAATCGGCGTTGGAAACTGCGCCTCATCCTTCATCCAAGGAATCCAGTACTACACAAAAGCGCAAGATTATGTGGGACTGCGCAACCCTACTCTGGCAGGGCTAAGCCCAAAAGACATCGAAGTGGTTGCAGCCTTCGACGTAGACGCGCGTAAAGTTGGATTAGACCTCTCACAAGCCATTTTTGCAAAGCCAAACAACGCTCCAAAAGTATGCGACGTACCCAGCCTGAACGTTAAAGTCAACAAAGGGCCACTCTTGGACGGCGTAGGCGAATCAACCAAAAAGATAATCCAAATCAGCAACGCACCAGACGCTGACGTAGCGAAAGTCCTGAAAGCCTCAGGTGCTGAAATTGTGATTAATTTGCTTCCAAGCGGAGCCTCACAGGCGACAGAATGGTACGCCCAACAAGCCCTCACAGCAGGATGTGCCTTCGTTAACGCCACACCAAACTTTATCGCAAGCGACCCCGCATGGGCAAAACGCTTCGAAGCGGCAGACCTGCCACTCGTCGGCGATGACCTTGTTGACCAAGTAGGCTCAACCGCGCTGCACAAGACACTGCTCAAACTGCTCTCAGACAACGGCGTGAAAATAGACGAAACCTACCAGCTTGACGTTGGCGGCGGAACTGAATCTATTGACACCCTTGACCGCACGCGGGATACTAAACGGGCAATCAAAACCGAATCAGTAGCTTCCTCATTGCCGTATAAAACTGAAGTTGTGGCTGGCTCAACAGACTACGTTGACTTCTTAGAGAACAAGCGTGACAGCTACTTCTGGATAAGCGGCGTCTACTTCTGCAACACACCCATGAAGATTGACCTTAAATTTCAAACCGTTGACGCACCAAACGCAGGCAGCGTGCTCTTTGATGTGGTGCGAGCCGCCAAATTGGCTTTAACCAGAAAGCAGAGTGGCGCGATAGAGCCGATTTGTGCTTACGCGTTTAAGCATCCACCCAAGCTGGTTTCGCTTGAGGCTGCAGAAGCGGAATTCGCCAAGTTCACTGCTTAAACAGTTTCTTCTTTCTGTTTCTTCAGAAACCTTTTCTATTTAGAATACTTCTATTAGGAAGTTATTATGCCTGAATTGTTGGTGAAGTAATGGAATTTATGGATGTTGTGACGGCAAGGAAAAGCGTAAGAGACTACACAGATAAACCAGTTGAGGAAGAAAAATTAACCCAGTTACTGGAGGCTGCAAGGCTTGCGCCTTCATGGGCTAACAAGCAATGCTGCCGATACATCGTTGTTAAGGATAAAGCTAAAATCCAAGAGGTAGCAGGCGGCTTTATCGGTTGGCTCAAACAGGCGCCAGTCCTTGTTGTCGCCTGTGCTGACCCTAAAGATTCTGGTTCAAGAAACGGCATGGACTACTACCTTGTGGATGTGGGCATTTCGATGCAGCAGTTGATTTTGGCTGCAACGGATTTAGGATTAGGAACCTGTTGGATTGGTGGATTTGACGAGGGAAAAGTAAGGAAAGCCCTGGGGATTCCTGAAAACGTGCGAGTTGTCGCTTTGACTCCTATAGGTTACCCAGCTAACGCAGGCTTGAAGAGCAAATTAATAAAAAAGCTGGCTGGAACTGACAAGCGAAAACCCCTCTCAGATATAATCCACAAAGAAAAATGGTAGCCAACTGACCATTCAATGGGCTCGCAGCTAAAGCTTTTCCAACTCGCTTCCAATCTTCTCTTTTATCCCGCTGAGATTCAGTGTGTCCTTTAAGTGGTTGATGGTTTTAACAGGCGTAGGGTCAACGCCATGCAGCACTGCCGAGTACACGCTTGTAAAATCGCCTATGAGTATGGTCGAGAGCATCCTTGCCAACGCGCTCTTGCCTTGCGCTTGAATCTCCAACATCCTCAAGCCTTCTTGCTTTAGGATTTGTTTGGTTGTTTCGATTCGACTTTTGATTTCCACAGGCTCATCTTGGTCGCGGATAAAGATAACTGAGAAGCACTTGCCCAATTCACCGATGCCCTCCCAACCGACAATCTCATTGTGGTTTAGTTCGGAGAAAACCTCCGCCTTTGCAGGCAATTTACTGTTCTCGTTAAACTGTTGCTTAAATCGCTTGGCAACGCCACGGTAAAACCCAAACCCGTAAGTCACAGGAGCAGTCTTACCAATGTTTACGGCTAGCGTTTTGGCAAAGTTATCCTTAACTTCAGGAGAGTTTTCCCTGCTAATTTTTTCTAAAAGCACCAACGCTTCGTTGAGTTCTTCAGAAACGCCTGAAACCAAACCAGCCTTTTCCATAAAAAACAGCAAAGGAACAAACAAATACGGCAACGCTGCACGCGGAGGCATGCCACCCACAACACGGACAAAGGGAACATGAAGTTTTTCAGCATACTTTAGGAGTATACCGCCACTGCTTATACAAAAAACCATGCACTTGCGCCGTAAAGCATCAAGAAAAGCGCTAAGCGATTCTTCAGTGTCTCCTGAGTAGCTCATGATTACTACGAGGGTGTTTTTGCCTGCATAGTTGGGCAGTTCATATCCGCGGTTAACCTCAATTGGGACATCTGTTTTGTTTCTTGCCCAGTCTTTTAGGAGGTCTCCACTGATGCCTGAACCTCCCATCCCAGTGATGATGGTGTTGTCAGGCTTAGGATAGTTAACGGTGATTTTTTTGGCTATTTCGGCGGCTTCGCGGTAGTGCTTGGCAGAATTAACGCAGAAATTTATCATTCCACTCTTGTCAACCGCTCTAATCTTTTCGATGTTGTTTAAAATGGCTGTTGCCACTTTTTAGTTCCTCCGATAACCCGCAGTTTTATATCTCATCCCCCACTTTTAAGTTCAACGCAGACAAGGTAACGTTAAGAGGCAAGCGTCATGAATAAAAAGAAGCTTTCAATTGCCATCCCTGCATCTGTGATATCTGATACGCCCCACTTGCGGGAAAAAACATCCAAAATCGGGTTAATTGGTCGCTCAGCGGCGATTTTCAGAGTTGGTGAAATCATAATTTACCCCGACAACCCTAAAGCTGACCAGCGCAAAGACATGAGCTTTATCGCATTGCTACTGAATTATCTTGAGACGCCTCAGTACCTTCGCAAGAACCTCTTTAAAATTGAGCCAGACCTACAGTACGCTGGAATCCTGCCGCCGTTACGCACGCCCCATCATCCCTTGAGCGGTAAAACTAAACATCTCAAAGTTGGTGAGTACCGTGAAGGCATAGTCTTGTCGGAAACTAAAGAGGGTTTGCTTGTAGAGATTGGCGTACAGCAACCTGCACTTTTAAGGCAGAAACAGTTTGGCATTGGCGAACGCTTAACTTTACAGGTGATCAACATCGGCGAGAAAGTGGAGGTTCAGGTGGTGAATCGTGAAGAAGTCCCCGTCTACTGGGGCTACAGGGTTAAAATTGAGAGGAGACCGATTGGGCAAATCGTCAAAGACGACAGCTTCGATTTGAAAATTGCCACCGCCAGAGTCGGCGATAACTTCCCTGATGTGGCTGACAAAATTAGAGAGAAATGGCTTGGCAGTCAGAGTGTTTTAGTGGCGTTTGGCGCTCCCTCTTGTGGTTTGCATGAAATTGTGGGGGCTGACGGCGAAGAACTGGTCACCATTTTTGATTTCGTAGTCAATACCATACCTGATCAGGGAACTGCTACAGTTCGAACAGAAGAAGCGCTTTTGGCAACTTTGGCGGTTTTTAACGTAAGCTTTTCATGAGCTTTTCTGCTTGTTTTCAGGGAGTTTTTGGTAAAGAAATAAATGTTTCATTTGGGTATTGTGCTGGACATGCCGACTCTTGATCTCGCTATGCCAGCTGCGTTGCTGTTTGTGGTACTAGTTGCCATGTTCTTAAACAAGCGAGCGGAAGGCAAACTGATGGCGACGGTTGAGCAGAAAGAGTTCAAAACACGAGACGTAGTGCTCCTTATAGTATTTATCGCCATTGTAATTTCAGTCATAGCTTACACTACAATAATCAGCCCCGGAGAAGTCTTCTCCAACGTGCTTATGGTGATTTTCCTCTCCTCATACGCCACGCTCCTATTCACTTTTTCATTCGTGTTCTCAAACCTGCGAAAGCGACGTGCACAGTTGCTGTCGGTCGGCTTCGGTATAGCAAGCTTAATTGCTGGGTCAGTAAGCCTCATTGGTTCATTCACTGACGCATACACTATCATTAGGGCAGGCGCGTTCTTTGTTCTAGCAGTAGGCTGTTTTGCTGTTGTTGTTTTTGAGCAGAAAAAAGCCGTTTTTAAAGAGCGATGGTACATTGCTGCCCAACCGCCTGCATTGTTCGTGCTCCTATTCGTATTCTTTAACGTTGTCTACGGTGGAACTGCCTCTGTTTGGTTCCCTGTTTTGATGGGCATCTTTGGGTTCACATTCGCAATCCTAATTATCATGTATCTTTCATCAATGTTTAATTGGAAAACAGTCGGCATTTTTGCTGTGCTCTTAACAATGCTTGATATTATACTGGTTTTCACTGGGCCAATGGTTGCGGCAGCCCAAACTTTCACAGGGCTTGGTTTGCCAGTTCTGATTTACTTGCCAAACATCCCTATTCTTTTAACGCAAACAGGCGCTATCGCTTTCAGAGGGCTTGGGCTTGGCGACTTCTTCTTTGCAGGAATACTGGCTGTTCAAACATACAAAAAGTTCGGCAAAAAAGCAGGTATCATCTCCGCTGTGGCGATGA
Coding sequences:
- a CDS encoding RNA methyltransferase, whose amino-acid sequence is MNKKKLSIAIPASVISDTPHLREKTSKIGLIGRSAAIFRVGEIIIYPDNPKADQRKDMSFIALLLNYLETPQYLRKNLFKIEPDLQYAGILPPLRTPHHPLSGKTKHLKVGEYREGIVLSETKEGLLVEIGVQQPALLRQKQFGIGERLTLQVINIGEKVEVQVVNREEVPVYWGYRVKIERRPIGQIVKDDSFDLKIATARVGDNFPDVADKIREKWLGSQSVLVAFGAPSCGLHEIVGADGEELVTIFDFVVNTIPDQGTATVRTEEALLATLAVFNVSFS